A window of Chitinophaga sp. MM2321 contains these coding sequences:
- a CDS encoding TetR family transcriptional regulator, whose protein sequence is MEEYNEKQLSIIMVAERLFAEKGFHGTSVRDIAQEADVNIAMISYYFGSKDKLLETVFRLRMDASRVFINELLLNDTLAPLDKIYSLIDRFINKMLNEQYFQCIMSREQLNRDQSPVRELIWQLKGEMLGLMQPIVTNAQEAGIFHKDVDVMMMMTTLFGTIHQVIPAQHILRKTEYAGLNDNEFREVLRNRLSLHLKKLFKVILTHEF, encoded by the coding sequence ATGGAAGAGTATAATGAGAAACAACTTTCTATCATTATGGTTGCAGAACGGCTGTTTGCGGAGAAAGGCTTTCATGGCACTTCAGTAAGGGACATAGCGCAGGAAGCGGATGTAAACATTGCCATGATCTCCTATTATTTCGGATCAAAGGATAAGCTGCTTGAAACGGTGTTCCGCCTGCGCATGGATGCCTCACGGGTATTTATCAATGAATTGTTACTAAACGATACATTGGCTCCCCTGGATAAAATTTACAGCCTGATCGACAGGTTTATCAATAAAATGTTGAATGAACAGTACTTCCAGTGCATTATGAGCCGTGAACAGCTCAACAGGGATCAAAGCCCTGTACGTGAGTTGATCTGGCAACTGAAAGGGGAAATGCTGGGATTAATGCAACCCATCGTTACCAATGCACAGGAAGCGGGTATTTTTCATAAAGATGTAGATGTGATGATGATGATGACCACCTTGTTTGGCACTATCCACCAGGTGATCCCGGCACAGCACATCCTGAGAAAAACGGAATACGCCGGCTTAAATGATAATGAATTCAGAGAAGTTTTAAGAAACAGGTTGAGTCTCCATTTAAAAAAATTGTTTAAAGTAATCCTAACACATGAGTTCTAA
- a CDS encoding TolC family protein, translated as MSSKSIYARLYALASGIMLTLVFQAASAQQSSKSLSLDEAISLSIQNSKQLKVSHARMDDANASVKTAYERQLPDVSVSGSYLRVLQPNIDLKLKTGDNNGGSNPDPGTKSEMPKVNSAAYGIASVSVPVFAGMMIQSGKEAARYLAVAAKLDADKDKEDVIQNTIAAYSNLYKATEAVELVKENVKQSAQRVGDFSNLEKNGLLARNDLLKAELQQSNYELALMDAENSLKVANLNMDIMLGLPDNTALQLDTTVFKVGNNMDSRGVAEFEQLAYQHRKDAAAISAREHAANAGVKGAKGEYYPSLAVTGGYIAAYIPNVLTITNAVNAGVGLKYNLSSLWKTGSKVASAKAQLAEVQANESKLTDAIHLDVYQSYENYLLSHKKMDTYIKAIEQSEENYRITKNKHDNNLATTTDLLDADVANLQSHLNYAFAKADALVAYNKLLQAAGLLDNSNK; from the coding sequence ATGAGTTCTAAAAGCATATACGCACGATTATATGCGCTTGCATCGGGAATCATGCTGACACTGGTGTTCCAGGCAGCCTCCGCACAACAAAGTTCTAAATCGCTTTCGTTAGATGAAGCCATTTCGCTGAGTATACAAAACAGCAAACAATTAAAGGTAAGTCACGCCAGAATGGACGACGCCAATGCATCGGTGAAAACGGCCTACGAGCGCCAGCTTCCTGACGTAAGCGTTTCCGGTTCTTATCTGCGTGTGTTGCAACCCAACATTGACCTGAAACTCAAAACAGGTGATAACAATGGCGGCAGCAACCCAGATCCGGGCACCAAATCAGAAATGCCAAAAGTTAATTCTGCTGCTTATGGTATTGCCAGTGTATCCGTACCCGTTTTTGCCGGTATGATGATACAGAGTGGTAAAGAAGCAGCCCGTTATCTCGCTGTAGCTGCAAAGCTGGATGCAGATAAGGATAAGGAAGATGTGATTCAGAATACCATTGCAGCCTACAGTAACCTGTACAAAGCAACGGAAGCAGTGGAACTGGTGAAAGAAAACGTAAAGCAATCTGCACAACGTGTAGGTGATTTCAGCAACCTGGAAAAGAATGGCCTGCTGGCACGTAATGATCTGTTGAAGGCAGAACTGCAACAGTCTAACTACGAACTGGCACTGATGGATGCTGAAAACAGCCTGAAGGTAGCTAACCTCAACATGGACATCATGCTGGGCTTACCGGATAACACTGCATTGCAGCTGGATACCACCGTTTTTAAAGTAGGCAATAATATGGATAGCAGGGGCGTAGCGGAATTTGAGCAACTGGCATATCAGCACCGTAAGGATGCAGCTGCAATCAGTGCCCGTGAACATGCTGCCAACGCAGGTGTGAAAGGCGCAAAAGGAGAATACTATCCTTCACTGGCCGTTACCGGCGGATACATCGCTGCATACATTCCGAATGTACTCACCATCACTAATGCCGTGAATGCCGGGGTAGGACTGAAGTACAATTTATCTTCTCTCTGGAAAACAGGTTCTAAAGTAGCCAGTGCAAAAGCACAGCTAGCAGAAGTACAGGCAAACGAATCAAAACTCACAGACGCGATCCATCTCGATGTTTATCAGTCTTACGAGAACTATCTCCTGAGTCACAAGAAAATGGACACCTATATAAAGGCGATAGAACAATCAGAAGAAAATTACCGCATCACAAAAAACAAACACGATAATAACCTGGCAACAACAACAGATCTGCTGGATGCCGATGTGGCAAACCTACAATCTCACCTTAACTACGCTTTTGCAAAAGCAGATGCGCTGGTAGCCTATAACAAACTGTTACAGGCAGCAGGTTTACTCGATAATAGCAACAAATAA